In Arthrobacter sp. SLBN-112, a genomic segment contains:
- a CDS encoding histidine phosphatase family protein: MKGDSSNTGFSDESSSGDDGLTAAVRAAGAVELLLIRHGESEGNVAATEAHDAGVEVIDVPARDADVNLSGTGRDQAKALGIALARIAAELRPDAVVSSPYARARQTAEIAVETAGWPLQVRTDERLRDRELGILDRLTRLGVENRYPGEAERRDWLGKLYYRPPGGESWADVALRLRSVLAELNGLGTGHRVMLVCHDAVIMLFRYVLEGLSEKELLDLAATQAILNASVTRFVRPSGEGPWTLESFNVADHLAEQGVAVTEHAGDTSVRPQ; this comes from the coding sequence TTGAAGGGCGATTCTTCGAATACGGGTTTTTCGGACGAAAGTTCGTCCGGCGACGACGGTCTGACAGCGGCCGTCCGGGCAGCCGGAGCTGTGGAGCTGCTCCTGATCAGGCACGGTGAGAGCGAAGGCAACGTTGCCGCCACCGAGGCGCATGACGCTGGAGTGGAGGTCATCGATGTTCCCGCGCGCGATGCCGATGTGAACCTCTCCGGCACCGGCAGGGACCAGGCCAAGGCGCTGGGTATTGCGCTGGCCCGGATCGCGGCGGAGCTCCGTCCCGATGCCGTGGTCTCCTCACCGTATGCGCGCGCACGGCAAACAGCTGAAATCGCCGTGGAAACAGCGGGCTGGCCGCTGCAGGTGCGCACGGATGAGCGGCTCCGGGACCGCGAACTGGGCATCCTGGACAGGCTCACCCGGCTGGGCGTGGAGAACCGCTACCCCGGCGAAGCCGAACGGCGGGACTGGCTAGGCAAACTGTATTACCGGCCGCCGGGAGGGGAATCCTGGGCGGACGTGGCGCTCCGGCTGCGGTCAGTCCTGGCAGAGCTGAATGGCCTGGGCACGGGCCACCGGGTCATGCTGGTGTGCCACGACGCCGTGATCATGCTGTTCCGGTACGTGCTGGAAGGACTCAGCGAGAAGGAACTGCTGGACCTTGCGGCCACCCAAGCCATCCTCAACGCCTCGGTAACCCGGTTCGTGCGCCCCTCCGGCGAGGGGCCCTGGACCCTGGAAAGCTTCAATGTGGCCGACCACCTGGCCGAGCAGGGCGTCGCAGTTACCGAGCATGCGGGAGACACCAGTGTCCGGCCCCAGTGA
- a CDS encoding alkaline phosphatase D family protein gives MTENFPASVSRRTVVKGSVLAAALASVPAAAAQAAAPGQSSAGVALVRNRLTLPSGIATGDVTSDSAVLWSRASGAGRMTAVLRAVDDAGQVLRGRGAFERVLRGPRATQASDFTAKIHAGNLPSNTRFALEISFEDDGGAAGETVSGSFRTAPDTGTVNGKGRTGGTGTGGDVPASSAQSFVWTGDTAGQGWGINEEIGGMRGYLAMHQTRPDFFIHSGDTIYADGPIVETVTEKDGQVWKNLVTEEVSKVAETLTEFRGRHRYNSMDANMRALFADVPVIAQWDDHETHNNWYPGQILDDSRYTVRDVNTLAARGRQAWQENMPIADSSALWRPGTFDDAGTYQPARIYRKISRGPQLDIFCLDMRTYKSPNTDGKEPYTTSILGQEQVDWLISEVSKSKATWKVIANDLPLGVVVPDGPVNEESVSNRDPGAPLGRELELAGVFSAFKRNGVKNTVWLTADVHYCAAHHYSPERAAFTDFDPFWEFVAGPIAAGSFGPNAMDGTFGPEVVFSKSGRFAGESPRDGENQFFGHVQLGEDNSFTVSLRNANGATVFSKVLTPQR, from the coding sequence ATGACTGAGAACTTCCCCGCCTCCGTTTCCCGCCGCACCGTCGTCAAAGGCTCGGTCCTGGCCGCCGCGCTCGCGTCCGTCCCCGCCGCCGCCGCCCAGGCAGCGGCGCCCGGCCAGTCTTCCGCCGGCGTCGCGCTGGTCCGCAACCGCCTCACCCTGCCCAGCGGCATCGCCACCGGGGACGTCACCTCCGATTCGGCCGTCCTGTGGTCCCGCGCCTCGGGGGCCGGCCGGATGACGGCGGTTCTGCGGGCGGTGGACGACGCCGGCCAGGTCCTGCGCGGGCGCGGCGCCTTTGAGCGGGTGCTCCGCGGCCCCCGCGCCACCCAGGCCTCAGACTTCACCGCCAAGATCCATGCCGGCAACCTGCCGTCCAACACCCGCTTCGCCCTGGAGATCAGCTTCGAGGACGACGGCGGCGCGGCCGGTGAGACGGTGAGCGGCAGTTTCCGCACGGCCCCCGACACCGGGACGGTCAACGGCAAGGGCCGCACCGGTGGCACGGGCACCGGCGGCGACGTCCCGGCGTCGTCCGCGCAGAGCTTTGTGTGGACCGGCGATACCGCCGGCCAGGGATGGGGCATCAACGAGGAGATCGGCGGGATGCGCGGCTACCTGGCCATGCACCAGACCCGGCCGGACTTCTTCATCCACTCCGGCGACACCATCTACGCAGATGGCCCCATTGTGGAGACCGTCACCGAAAAGGACGGCCAGGTGTGGAAGAACCTGGTGACCGAGGAAGTGTCCAAGGTGGCCGAAACGCTGACCGAGTTCCGCGGCCGGCACCGCTACAACTCGATGGACGCCAACATGCGCGCCCTGTTCGCTGACGTCCCGGTCATCGCCCAGTGGGATGACCACGAGACCCACAACAACTGGTACCCCGGCCAGATCCTGGATGATTCCCGCTACACCGTGCGGGACGTCAACACCCTCGCCGCCCGCGGCCGCCAGGCCTGGCAGGAAAACATGCCCATCGCGGACAGCTCCGCCCTGTGGCGGCCCGGCACGTTCGACGACGCCGGGACCTACCAGCCGGCCCGCATCTACCGGAAGATCTCCCGCGGGCCGCAGCTGGATATCTTCTGCCTGGACATGCGCACCTACAAGTCCCCCAACACGGACGGAAAAGAGCCCTACACCACGTCCATCCTGGGCCAGGAGCAGGTGGACTGGCTCATCAGCGAGGTGTCCAAATCCAAGGCAACGTGGAAGGTCATCGCCAACGACCTGCCCCTGGGCGTCGTGGTCCCGGACGGCCCCGTGAACGAAGAAAGCGTCTCCAACCGCGACCCCGGCGCCCCCTTGGGCCGTGAGCTTGAGCTGGCCGGAGTGTTCAGCGCCTTCAAGCGCAATGGCGTGAAGAACACCGTGTGGCTGACCGCCGACGTGCACTACTGCGCCGCCCACCACTACTCCCCCGAACGGGCGGCGTTCACGGACTTCGACCCTTTCTGGGAGTTCGTGGCCGGCCCCATCGCGGCAGGCTCGTTCGGCCCCAACGCCATGGACGGCACCTTTGGGCCGGAAGTGGTGTTTTCCAAGTCAGGCCGCTTCGCCGGGGAGTCCCCGCGCGACGGCGAAAACCAGTTCTTCGGCCACGTCCAACTGGGTGAGGACAACAGCTTCACCGTAAGCCTCCGGAACGCGAACGGCGCCACGGTGTTCTCCAAGGTGCTCACACCCCAGCGGTAG
- a CDS encoding LCP family protein → MSTPDPAGPAGPPTGPSASHRPAWIVALGRHRWIAALLALVLVAAAGIAVFSLNRAGKESAPAATQTQSPSETPTPTPSPTPPPAPAPPPPPQPIPDLPAAEMNVLIIGSDSRGIARNEADHTAQTGEPSDQRSDSLMVVHVPADRHTLYVISIMRDTWVDVPGVGGSKINAALEYGGIDLTTQTVQQLLGITIDHTLMLDFNGFRALTDGLGGIDVNVPFAFQSTIETQHAFSQGINHLDGQAALEFSRERYAFTDGDFQRVQNQRTMLRAILARLTGGGALNDVNAVRSLVDFAGCCLTVDKGFDPVQAAILAYSLRNLDVNAIGTMTLPTAGTGMVAGQSVVFPDYGGIAAVGAALREGRIADFAVP, encoded by the coding sequence ATGAGCACGCCTGATCCAGCAGGACCCGCCGGTCCCCCCACCGGCCCATCCGCTTCCCACCGGCCGGCCTGGATTGTGGCCCTGGGACGCCACCGCTGGATCGCCGCCCTGCTGGCCCTGGTGCTGGTGGCGGCCGCGGGGATCGCGGTGTTCAGCCTCAACCGCGCGGGCAAGGAATCCGCCCCCGCAGCCACGCAAACCCAGTCGCCGAGCGAAACGCCCACGCCCACGCCGTCCCCGACACCCCCGCCGGCGCCCGCTCCCCCGCCCCCGCCGCAGCCGATTCCGGACCTCCCGGCAGCGGAAATGAACGTCCTCATCATCGGCAGCGACAGCCGGGGGATTGCCCGGAACGAAGCAGACCACACCGCACAAACCGGTGAGCCGTCGGACCAGCGCTCGGACTCGTTGATGGTGGTCCATGTGCCCGCGGACCGCCACACGCTCTATGTCATTTCGATCATGCGCGACACGTGGGTGGACGTCCCCGGCGTGGGCGGCTCCAAGATCAACGCGGCCCTGGAATACGGCGGTATCGATCTGACCACCCAGACCGTGCAGCAACTGTTGGGCATCACCATCGACCACACGCTGATGCTCGATTTCAACGGCTTCCGGGCGCTCACGGACGGGCTGGGCGGCATCGACGTCAACGTCCCCTTCGCCTTCCAGTCCACCATCGAAACCCAGCACGCGTTCAGCCAGGGCATCAACCATCTTGACGGGCAGGCGGCCCTGGAGTTCAGCCGCGAGCGCTACGCCTTCACTGATGGCGACTTCCAGCGGGTGCAGAACCAGCGGACCATGCTGCGTGCCATCCTGGCCCGGCTCACCGGCGGCGGCGCCCTGAATGACGTGAACGCGGTCCGGTCGCTCGTGGACTTTGCCGGCTGCTGCCTCACGGTGGACAAAGGGTTCGATCCCGTCCAGGCCGCCATCCTGGCCTACAGCTTGCGGAACCTGGACGTGAACGCCATCGGCACCATGACCCTGCCCACCGCGGGAACCGGCATGGTGGCTGGCCAGTCGGTGGTGTTCCCTGATTATGGGGGCATCGCGGCGGTGGGCGCGGCGCTGCGGGAGGGCAGGATCGCCGACTTCGCGGTCCCGTAA